A single Streptomyces mirabilis DNA region contains:
- a CDS encoding MoaD/ThiS family protein, which translates to MAQGTVRYWAAAKAAAGVAEEPYDAGTLAEALDAARARHPGELVRVLRRCSFLIDGDPVGTREHETVRLAEGGTVEVLPPFAGG; encoded by the coding sequence ATGGCACAGGGCACGGTGCGTTACTGGGCCGCCGCCAAGGCCGCGGCGGGTGTCGCGGAGGAGCCGTACGACGCGGGCACGCTCGCCGAGGCGCTCGACGCGGCCCGCGCGCGACATCCCGGCGAACTCGTCCGCGTCCTGCGGCGCTGCTCCTTCCTCATCGACGGTGACCCCGTGGGCACTCGCGAACATGAGACGGTACGGCTGGCCGAGGGCGGCACGGTCGAGGTGCTCCCGCCGTTCGCAGGAGGGTGA
- a CDS encoding DUF2993 domain-containing protein has product MRALRIILIVTVILGGLFVIADRVAVGFAENKAADRIKTTEGLAGTPDVSIEGFPFLTQVVGGELDDVKIGIKDYEASTSGAGSAGGTGTIRIDDLNAEMHGVSFNGDYSSATANSATGSASIGYAELLKTAKSQPTQVGPGVTARVVGLSDGGNGKIKVAVEVSIGGTKVPQPVSVLSSVTVVGGNTVKVHADSLPKLAVDLAENRVRAITDFEQKIGQLPGGIQLDTVQAAANGVDVSVKGSNVKLVG; this is encoded by the coding sequence ATGCGTGCACTGCGAATAATCCTGATCGTCACCGTCATCCTGGGCGGCCTGTTCGTGATCGCGGACCGGGTGGCGGTCGGCTTCGCGGAGAACAAGGCGGCGGACCGGATCAAGACCACCGAGGGCCTGGCCGGCACGCCGGACGTGTCCATCGAGGGCTTCCCCTTCCTCACCCAGGTCGTCGGCGGCGAACTCGACGACGTGAAGATCGGCATCAAGGACTACGAGGCGTCGACGAGCGGCGCGGGCAGTGCCGGCGGCACCGGCACCATCCGTATCGACGACCTGAACGCCGAGATGCACGGCGTCAGCTTCAACGGCGACTACAGCTCCGCCACCGCCAACAGCGCCACCGGCTCCGCGTCCATCGGGTACGCCGAGCTGCTCAAGACCGCCAAGTCCCAGCCCACTCAGGTCGGCCCCGGGGTCACCGCCCGGGTCGTCGGCCTCTCCGACGGCGGCAACGGCAAGATCAAGGTGGCGGTCGAGGTCAGCATCGGCGGCACGAAGGTGCCCCAGCCGGTCTCCGTGCTCAGCTCGGTCACGGTCGTCGGCGGCAACACGGTCAAGGTGCACGCGGACTCCCTCCCCAAGCTGGCCGTCGACCTCGCCGAGAACCGGGTGCGCGCGATCACCGACTTCGAGCAGAAGATCGGCCAGCTGCCGGGCGGCATCCAGCTCGACACGGTCCAGGCGGCCGCGAACGGCGTGGACGTCTCCGTGAAGGGTTCGAACGTCAAGCTGGTCGGGTAG
- a CDS encoding putative leader peptide — MKRQADLTKRRAVDLCRVAAMLCRTF; from the coding sequence ATGAAGCGACAGGCGGATCTCACGAAGCGGCGGGCAGTAGACCTGTGCCGCGTCGCCGCCATGCTCTGTCGCACCTTCTGA
- a CDS encoding sulfurtransferase, protein MSRSDVLVDADWVQDHLDDPSVAIVEVDEDTSAYEKNHIKNAIRIDWTKDLQDPVRRDFIDQEGFEKLLSEKGIANDTLVVLYGGNNNWFASYAYWYFKLYGHENVKLLDGGRKKWELDSRDLVVEVPNRAATDYKAKVQNTAIRAFRDDVVAAIGSQNLVDVRSPDEFSGKLLAPAHLPQEQSQRPGHVPSARNIPWSKNANDDGTFKSDDELKELYAEEQVDLAKDTIAYCRIGERSALTWFVLHELLGVENVKNYDGSWTEYGSLVGVPIELGANK, encoded by the coding sequence ATGAGCCGCAGCGACGTCCTGGTCGACGCCGACTGGGTCCAGGACCACCTGGACGACCCGAGCGTGGCCATCGTCGAGGTCGACGAGGACACGTCCGCGTACGAGAAGAACCACATCAAGAACGCGATCCGGATCGACTGGACCAAGGACCTCCAGGACCCGGTCCGCCGTGACTTCATCGACCAGGAGGGCTTCGAGAAGCTCCTGTCGGAGAAGGGCATCGCCAACGACACGCTGGTGGTCCTCTACGGCGGCAACAACAACTGGTTCGCGTCCTACGCCTACTGGTACTTCAAGCTGTACGGCCACGAGAACGTCAAGCTCCTCGACGGCGGCCGCAAGAAGTGGGAGCTCGACTCCCGCGACCTGGTCGTCGAGGTCCCGAACCGTGCCGCGACCGACTACAAGGCCAAGGTCCAGAACACCGCGATCCGCGCCTTCCGCGACGACGTCGTGGCGGCCATCGGTTCGCAGAACCTGGTCGACGTCCGCTCGCCCGACGAGTTCAGCGGCAAGCTGCTCGCCCCGGCCCACCTGCCGCAGGAGCAGTCGCAGCGTCCGGGCCACGTCCCGAGCGCCCGCAACATCCCGTGGTCGAAGAACGCCAACGACGACGGCACCTTCAAGTCGGACGACGAGCTCAAGGAGCTCTACGCCGAGGAGCAGGTCGACCTCGCCAAGGACACCATCGCGTACTGCCGTATCGGTGAGCGTTCCGCGCTGACCTGGTTCGTGCTGCACGAGCTGCTCGGCGTGGAGAACGTCAAGAACTACGACGGCTCCTGGACCGAGTACGGCTCCCTGGTCGGCGTCCCGATCGAGCTCGGCGCCAACAAGTAA
- a CDS encoding DUF1416 domain-containing protein, whose protein sequence is MCGAKAGGPDASTIKPGETTIQGQVTRDGEPVTGYVRLLDSTGEFTAEVPTSATGQFRFYAAEGTWTVRALVPGGTADRTVVAQTGGLAEVAIAV, encoded by the coding sequence ATGTGTGGAGCGAAGGCCGGCGGCCCCGACGCCTCGACGATCAAGCCCGGTGAGACCACCATCCAGGGCCAGGTGACCCGCGACGGCGAGCCCGTCACCGGTTACGTGCGCCTGCTGGACTCGACCGGCGAGTTCACGGCGGAGGTCCCCACCTCCGCGACGGGCCAGTTCCGCTTCTACGCGGCCGAGGGCACCTGGACCGTACGCGCCCTGGTCCCCGGTGGCACCGCGGACCGCACGGTCGTCGCCCAGACGGGCGGCCTCGCCGAGGTCGCGATCGCCGTCTGA
- a CDS encoding DUF3099 domain-containing protein gives MYARRRHVYFAMMGTCIGLFVLAWGVVRIWSIPVAVGMCVVAMVIPPFAAMVANRRGPEDRWWDDPSGDQKSDEWWDELDGKKRRP, from the coding sequence ATGTACGCACGACGGCGACACGTCTACTTCGCCATGATGGGGACGTGCATCGGTCTTTTCGTCCTGGCCTGGGGAGTCGTAAGGATCTGGTCGATTCCCGTGGCCGTGGGGATGTGTGTGGTGGCGATGGTGATTCCGCCGTTCGCCGCGATGGTCGCCAACCGGCGGGGGCCCGAGGACCGCTGGTGGGACGACCCGTCCGGGGATCAGAAGTCCGACGAGTGGTGGGACGAGCTCGACGGCAAGAAGCGCCGCCCGTAG
- a CDS encoding DsrE family protein, translated as MAKKLVIKVTAGADAPERCSQAFTVAAVAVASGVEVSLWLTGESSWFALPGRAAEFELPHAAPLPDLIDSVLAAGRLTLCTQCAARRDITEKDVIDGVRIAGAQVFVQEAMADDTQALVY; from the coding sequence ATGGCGAAGAAGCTCGTGATCAAGGTGACGGCGGGGGCCGATGCCCCCGAGCGCTGTTCGCAGGCGTTCACGGTCGCGGCGGTGGCCGTGGCCAGCGGGGTCGAGGTCTCCCTGTGGTTGACCGGCGAGTCCTCGTGGTTCGCACTGCCGGGCCGGGCCGCCGAGTTCGAGCTGCCGCACGCGGCGCCGCTGCCCGATCTGATCGACTCGGTCCTGGCCGCGGGCCGGCTCACCCTGTGCACCCAGTGCGCGGCGCGCCGGGACATCACGGAGAAGGACGTCATCGACGGCGTACGCATCGCGGGCGCCCAGGTGTTCGTCCAGGAGGCGATGGCGGACGATACGCAGGCGCTCGTCTACTGA
- a CDS encoding FABP family protein — translation MIEIPSDLHKDLLPVAFLLGNWAGAGVHDFPGSEKCNFGQEVTFTHDGRDFLEYHSHTWVLDADGNKVRPLETESGFWRVHPDRKVEVVMTRDDGIVEIWYGDLAAKTPQIDLVTDAVARTAASGPYTGGKRLYGYVKSDLMWVGEKQTPEVELRPYMSAHLKKVVTPEDVERWAKALPDDMPDDGIAFFK, via the coding sequence ATGATCGAGATCCCGTCCGACCTGCACAAGGACCTGCTTCCCGTTGCCTTCCTGCTTGGCAACTGGGCCGGTGCGGGCGTTCACGACTTCCCCGGCTCCGAGAAGTGCAACTTCGGGCAGGAGGTCACTTTCACCCACGACGGGCGCGACTTCCTGGAGTACCACTCGCACACCTGGGTGCTCGACGCCGACGGGAACAAGGTCCGGCCGCTGGAGACCGAGTCCGGCTTCTGGCGGGTCCACCCCGACCGCAAGGTCGAGGTCGTCATGACCCGCGACGACGGCATCGTCGAGATCTGGTACGGCGACCTGGCCGCCAAGACCCCGCAGATCGACCTGGTCACCGACGCCGTGGCACGGACGGCGGCCTCGGGTCCCTACACCGGCGGCAAGCGCCTCTACGGCTATGTGAAGAGCGACCTCATGTGGGTCGGTGAGAAGCAGACCCCCGAGGTCGAGCTGCGCCCCTACATGTCCGCGCACCTGAAGAAGGTCGTCACTCCGGAGGACGTCGAGCGCTGGGCCAAGGCCCTCCCGGACGACATGCCGGACGACGGAATCGCGTTCTTCAAGTAG
- a CDS encoding Fur family transcriptional regulator produces MVSTDWKSDLRQRGYRLTPQRQLVLEAVDTLEHATPDDILIEVRKTASGVNISTVYRTLELLEELGLVSHAHLGHGAPTYHLADRHHHIHLVCRDCTNVIEADVSVAAEFTAKLRDTFGFETDMKHFAIFGRCKDCSLKSSTTKS; encoded by the coding sequence GTGGTGAGCACCGACTGGAAGAGCGACCTGAGGCAGCGCGGCTACCGGCTGACGCCGCAGCGCCAGCTTGTCCTCGAAGCCGTGGACACCCTGGAGCACGCGACCCCCGACGACATCCTCATCGAGGTGAGGAAGACCGCGTCGGGGGTCAACATTTCCACCGTGTACCGAACCCTGGAGCTCCTGGAGGAGCTCGGTCTGGTCAGCCACGCGCACCTCGGGCACGGCGCGCCGACCTACCATCTCGCCGACCGGCATCACCACATCCATCTGGTCTGCCGGGACTGCACGAACGTCATCGAGGCCGATGTCTCGGTCGCCGCGGAGTTCACCGCGAAGCTCCGGGACACGTTCGGCTTCGAGACGGACATGAAGCACTTCGCGATCTTCGGCCGGTGCAAGGACTGTTCTCTCAAGAGTTCAACTACCAAGTCGTAG
- a CDS encoding YgfZ/GcvT domain-containing protein, with translation MKSPLLSLPGAVPAEGVDEQVAAHYGDLFREQRALADGTGFVDLSHRGVVAVTGEDRLSWLHLLLTQHVTDLPAGRATEALILSAHGHIEHALYLVDDGTTTWAHVEPGTQDALLAYLESMKFFYRVETADRTDDFAVVYLPAGSIAEVPEGAVVRETPYGRDLFLPRTDLESYAEKAGPPAGLLAYEALRVEHHRPRLGFETDHRTIPHELGWIGTAVHLQKGCYRGQETVARVQNLGKPPRRLVFLHLDGSEVHLPPHGAELRLADDGPDGRKIGFITTSVRHHELGPIALGLVKRNVPLDARLLADTTAAAQEVVVEP, from the coding sequence ATGAAGAGCCCTCTCCTGTCCCTGCCCGGCGCCGTCCCCGCCGAAGGCGTGGATGAACAGGTCGCAGCCCATTACGGTGACCTGTTCCGCGAGCAGCGCGCCCTCGCCGACGGCACCGGCTTCGTGGACCTCTCGCACCGCGGTGTCGTCGCCGTCACCGGTGAGGACCGGCTGAGCTGGCTGCACCTGCTGCTCACCCAGCACGTCACGGACCTCCCGGCGGGCCGCGCCACCGAGGCGCTGATCCTCTCCGCGCACGGCCACATCGAGCACGCGCTGTACCTCGTCGACGACGGCACCACCACCTGGGCCCACGTGGAACCCGGCACCCAGGACGCGCTGCTGGCGTACCTGGAGTCGATGAAGTTCTTCTACCGCGTCGAGACCGCCGACCGCACGGACGACTTCGCGGTCGTGTACCTGCCGGCCGGTTCGATCGCCGAGGTCCCCGAGGGCGCGGTCGTACGCGAGACGCCGTACGGGCGTGATCTCTTCCTGCCGCGTACGGACCTGGAGTCCTACGCCGAGAAGGCCGGTCCGCCGGCCGGGCTGCTGGCCTACGAGGCGCTGCGCGTCGAACACCACCGCCCGCGGCTCGGTTTCGAGACCGACCACCGCACGATCCCGCACGAGCTGGGCTGGATCGGCACCGCGGTGCACCTCCAGAAGGGCTGCTACCGGGGCCAGGAGACCGTCGCCCGCGTACAGAACCTGGGCAAGCCCCCGCGCCGGCTCGTCTTCCTGCACCTGGACGGCAGCGAGGTCCATCTGCCGCCGCACGGCGCCGAGCTCCGCCTCGCGGACGACGGCCCCGACGGCCGGAAGATCGGCTTCATCACCACCTCCGTACGCCACCACGAGCTCGGCCCGATCGCGCTCGGCCTGGTGAAGCGGAACGTGCCGCTGGACGCGCGGCTGCTGGCGGACACGACGGCGGCGGCGCAGGAGGTCGTGGTCGAGCCGTAG
- the dtd gene encoding D-aminoacyl-tRNA deacylase, with the protein MRAVVQRVDGASVVVNGEHGPETVGAIDGEGLCVLVGVTHDDTKEKAAQLARKLWSIRMLADEKSCSDIDAPLLVISQFTLYGDARKGRRPTWNAAAPGDVAEPLVDEVVAQLRALGATVATGRFGAHMRVSLTNDGPFTVLLEM; encoded by the coding sequence ATGCGTGCGGTGGTGCAGAGGGTGGACGGCGCGAGCGTCGTCGTGAACGGGGAACACGGTCCGGAGACGGTCGGAGCGATCGACGGCGAAGGGCTGTGCGTCCTCGTCGGTGTCACGCACGACGACACCAAGGAGAAGGCGGCCCAACTCGCCCGCAAACTCTGGTCCATCCGGATGCTGGCGGACGAGAAGTCGTGCTCCGACATCGATGCGCCGCTGCTCGTCATCAGCCAGTTCACCCTGTACGGCGACGCCCGCAAGGGCCGCCGCCCCACCTGGAACGCGGCCGCCCCCGGCGATGTCGCCGAACCCCTCGTCGACGAGGTCGTGGCCCAGCTCCGCGCGCTGGGCGCCACGGTGGCGACGGGCCGGTTCGGCGCGCACATGCGCGTCTCGCTGACGAACGACGGCCCGTTCACCGTGCTCCTGGAGATGTGA
- a CDS encoding AmfC protein, translated as MSTPSTGQQPPGTVSLTRTSPRAGGGRTGVHRPPVQRTDSPLHPDPPAPELPLLRLPELRTLRRDAQRDEADLSYVRRLLQGRIDILRAELARRGGLRAPSATSGSPLVSGLGTSPGLRPAVGRGAGSGSGGASVVDRLAEILTDAPARHRSSARHVTVGTPYGEEYRRLAADMLAEVQLSDLEARTDDELGAGMGRLVRYEQQVSRRRQHLQRTADDCSAEIARRYRDGEAQVDDLLM; from the coding sequence ATGAGCACACCGAGTACCGGGCAGCAGCCGCCCGGGACTGTGTCGTTGACCCGTACGAGTCCGCGGGCGGGGGGCGGTCGTACGGGGGTTCATCGTCCTCCCGTGCAGCGCACCGACAGTCCGCTGCACCCGGACCCGCCCGCGCCCGAACTGCCCCTGCTGCGGCTGCCCGAACTGCGGACCCTGCGGCGCGACGCGCAGCGCGACGAGGCCGACCTCAGCTATGTGCGGCGGCTGCTCCAGGGACGCATCGACATCCTGCGGGCCGAGCTGGCGCGCCGCGGGGGACTGCGGGCGCCCTCCGCGACGTCGGGCTCGCCGCTGGTCTCGGGCCTGGGAACGAGTCCGGGTCTGCGCCCGGCCGTAGGGAGGGGGGCGGGTTCCGGTTCCGGCGGGGCGTCGGTCGTCGACCGGCTCGCGGAGATCCTGACGGACGCGCCCGCCCGGCACCGTTCGTCGGCCCGCCATGTGACAGTGGGCACACCGTACGGCGAGGAGTACCGGCGGCTGGCCGCGGACATGCTCGCCGAGGTGCAGCTGTCGGACCTGGAAGCACGTACGGACGACGAGCTCGGCGCGGGGATGGGACGGCTCGTGCGCTACGAGCAGCAGGTCTCCCGGCGGCGTCAGCATCTGCAGCGGACCGCCGACGATTGCAGCGCCGAGATCGCCCGCAGGTACCGTGATGGGGAAGCACAAGTAGACGACCTGCTCATGTGA
- a CDS encoding asparaginase: MSAAAPAVPADPFIPPVLAEVVRSGFVEGRHRGSLVLLGADGSVELALGEVTAPVFPRSSNKPMQAAGVLRAGLDLAGERLALAAASHSGEAFHRDLVQKMLTEHGLDAGQLQCPPDLPLDPAEAETYLAGGAVRDRVTMNCSGKHAAMLAVCALRGWPLDSYLDPGHPLQQLIHTVVEEAAGESVAAVGTDGCGAPLMAISLTGLARAFRSFVLAVPGSAERRVADAMRAHPEYVAGTRRPDTWLMREIPGALSKMGAEAVQAVALPDGRALAFKIDDGATRALGPVLARALSLLGTQSPILSKIGHAPLTGGGVEVGEIRAVF, translated from the coding sequence ATGTCCGCCGCCGCTCCTGCCGTCCCCGCAGACCCCTTCATACCGCCTGTTCTCGCCGAGGTCGTCCGTTCGGGATTCGTCGAGGGGCGTCATCGGGGCAGCCTGGTGCTGCTGGGCGCGGACGGGTCGGTCGAGCTGGCGTTGGGCGAGGTGACCGCGCCGGTCTTCCCGCGCTCGTCGAACAAGCCGATGCAGGCGGCGGGTGTGCTGCGGGCGGGGCTGGATCTGGCCGGCGAACGGCTGGCTCTCGCCGCCGCCAGCCACTCCGGGGAGGCCTTCCACCGTGATCTCGTCCAGAAGATGCTGACCGAGCACGGGCTGGACGCCGGGCAGTTGCAGTGCCCGCCGGATCTGCCGCTGGACCCGGCGGAGGCGGAGACGTATCTCGCCGGAGGCGCGGTCCGTGATCGGGTCACCATGAACTGCTCCGGCAAGCACGCGGCGATGCTCGCGGTGTGCGCGCTGCGAGGCTGGCCCCTGGACTCCTACCTGGACCCCGGGCATCCACTCCAGCAGCTCATCCACACGGTGGTCGAGGAGGCGGCGGGGGAGTCGGTGGCGGCGGTCGGTACGGACGGCTGCGGTGCGCCGCTGATGGCGATCAGCCTCACAGGCCTTGCCCGAGCCTTCCGTTCCTTCGTCCTCGCCGTCCCCGGCTCCGCCGAACGTCGTGTCGCCGACGCCATGCGTGCCCACCCCGAGTACGTCGCCGGGACGCGCCGTCCCGACACCTGGCTCATGCGCGAGATACCCGGTGCCCTCTCCAAGATGGGCGCGGAGGCCGTCCAGGCGGTGGCCCTCCCCGACGGCAGGGCCCTCGCCTTCAAGATCGACGACGGTGCCACCCGAGCGCTCGGCCCCGTCCTCGCCCGCGCCCTGTCCCTCCTGGGCACGCAATCCCCGATCCTCTCCAAAATCGGCCACGCTCCCCTGACGGGCGGAGGCGTTGAGGTGGGCGAGATCCGAGCGGTGTTCTAG
- a CDS encoding GNAT family N-acetyltransferase: MSRREEIDVRTITETEIPAWIRALNTGFLRSPVVSDQEITNRGSIILPQRTLGAFDTNLPHSRLRSSGGTPIVATFRSFPQQLTTVGGTPVPADAITNVSVTPTHRRRGLLTRMMATDLTAAKDRGDVVATLIAAEYPIYGRYGFGQATTATEWTIDVSRSGLDPRWSGPPDGARIHLVDGEDVRRLGPDLHDRLRRTQPGTVDRDERWWQINTGVLSLSDDSWKEPFYAVYRSATGEVEGLVSYESDDNWGDVKQPLNTAEVNWLITVTPAAERALWQYLCSIDWIAHVKTGWRAPDDLLPHFLPDPRAARITTQADWLWVRILDVVRALEARTYAGAGTLVLDVTDGDGLSAGRYRLEAGPDGATCAPTTTTADLTLNVGELAALWLGDESAVRLAALGRVREEREGAAVFADALLRTSRRPWCPDIF; the protein is encoded by the coding sequence ATGAGCCGTCGCGAAGAAATCGACGTACGAACGATCACAGAGACCGAGATCCCGGCCTGGATCCGTGCGCTGAACACGGGGTTCCTACGCTCCCCGGTCGTATCGGACCAGGAGATCACCAACCGCGGTTCGATCATCCTCCCGCAGCGAACCCTCGGCGCATTCGACACCAACCTCCCCCACTCTCGACTTCGCTCGAGCGGGGGGACCCCCATCGTCGCCACCTTCCGATCGTTCCCGCAGCAGCTCACCACCGTCGGCGGCACCCCCGTCCCCGCCGACGCCATCACCAACGTCTCCGTCACCCCCACCCACCGCCGCCGAGGCCTCCTCACTCGCATGATGGCCACCGACCTCACCGCGGCGAAGGACCGCGGCGACGTGGTCGCCACCCTCATCGCCGCGGAGTACCCGATCTACGGGCGGTACGGCTTCGGCCAGGCCACCACCGCCACCGAGTGGACCATCGACGTCTCCAGGTCGGGCCTGGACCCCCGCTGGTCGGGCCCGCCCGACGGCGCCCGAATCCACCTGGTGGACGGCGAGGACGTACGCAGGCTCGGCCCGGACCTGCACGACCGCCTCCGTCGCACCCAGCCGGGCACGGTCGACCGCGACGAGCGCTGGTGGCAGATCAACACCGGCGTACTGAGCCTGAGCGACGACTCCTGGAAGGAACCCTTCTACGCCGTGTACCGCTCGGCGACCGGCGAGGTCGAAGGCCTGGTCTCGTACGAGTCGGACGACAACTGGGGCGACGTCAAGCAACCGCTGAACACGGCGGAAGTGAACTGGCTGATCACGGTGACCCCGGCGGCCGAACGCGCCCTGTGGCAGTACCTCTGCTCGATCGACTGGATCGCCCACGTCAAGACAGGCTGGCGTGCTCCCGACGACCTGCTCCCGCACTTCCTCCCCGATCCGCGCGCCGCCCGTATCACGACCCAGGCGGACTGGCTGTGGGTGCGGATCCTGGACGTCGTACGGGCTCTGGAGGCGCGTACGTACGCGGGGGCCGGGACCTTGGTCCTGGACGTCACCGACGGGGACGGACTCTCCGCCGGGCGCTACCGCCTGGAGGCCGGGCCCGACGGGGCGACCTGCGCACCGACCACGACGACCGCCGATCTCACCCTGAACGTGGGTGAGTTGGCGGCCCTGTGGTTGGGCGACGAGTCGGCGGTGCGGCTCGCAGCGCTCGGGCGGGTGCGGGAAGAACGAGAGGGCGCCGCCGTCTTCGCCGACGCCCTGCTCCGCACGTCCAGGCGACCGTGGTGCCCGGACATCTTCTGA
- a CDS encoding FadR/GntR family transcriptional regulator, with protein MVVEPEHASVNGRNRSPRPQRSHREVADELRSRIRSGRLRPGQRMPTQAKLADEFGVERGAVRQALRILQSEHLLVNVSKGSPATVADTLERALTGPEASPQPTTVALGGRITAAFEAPHVEIDALCLTSISLTLAMGEPLRQIHAGRIKPARVDVRVLLPSSDIDLAFPAPVDASAAGRLQRSWLTNRNAQGQVLRHNLLALRATHGIDVNVTFRALPFTPPVKLYLLNGVEALFAYYTLTRREEEVDHEYLEMYDVQGTQSMLFPFAQGTGLRDTTFVEQSHLWFNALWETISSKLLLSS; from the coding sequence TTGGTCGTGGAACCGGAACACGCCTCCGTCAATGGACGGAACAGGTCACCACGGCCACAGAGGTCACACCGCGAGGTGGCCGACGAGCTGCGCAGCCGGATCAGGTCCGGCCGTCTGCGGCCGGGGCAGCGCATGCCCACGCAGGCCAAGCTGGCCGACGAGTTCGGTGTCGAGCGCGGGGCGGTCCGGCAGGCGCTGCGCATCCTGCAGTCGGAACATCTGCTCGTCAATGTGTCCAAAGGGAGCCCGGCGACTGTCGCCGACACCCTGGAACGGGCTCTGACCGGCCCGGAAGCCTCGCCGCAGCCCACCACGGTGGCACTCGGTGGCCGGATCACGGCCGCCTTCGAAGCCCCGCACGTGGAGATCGACGCGCTGTGCCTGACGTCGATATCGCTCACCCTTGCCATGGGCGAACCCCTCCGGCAAATTCACGCGGGCCGAATAAAACCGGCCAGGGTGGACGTCCGCGTGCTGCTTCCCAGCAGTGACATCGACCTCGCCTTTCCCGCGCCGGTGGACGCCTCGGCGGCCGGCCGGCTCCAGCGCAGCTGGCTGACCAACCGAAACGCCCAGGGCCAGGTGCTGCGCCACAACCTGCTCGCCCTGCGCGCCACGCACGGCATCGACGTCAACGTCACCTTCCGCGCGCTCCCCTTCACCCCGCCGGTGAAGTTGTACCTGCTCAACGGGGTCGAGGCACTCTTCGCGTACTACACGCTGACCAGGCGCGAGGAGGAAGTGGACCACGAGTACCTGGAGATGTACGACGTCCAGGGCACCCAGTCCATGCTGTTCCCCTTCGCGCAGGGGACCGGGCTGCGGGACACCACGTTCGTGGAGCAGTCCCACCTCTGGTTCAACGCGCTGTGGGAGACCATCAGCTCGAAGCTGCTGCTCTCGAGCTGA
- a CDS encoding GntR family transcriptional regulator, which translates to MVVTQENVAVNGSRRLSPQEIADALRDRIRAGELKAGDRLPTQAELAEEFGVERGTVRQALRALQDDGLLSNVSKGSPPRIAEPPASARNEPQTTMVGLAPRLADAFSAPHVRVDAACLTAETLMLALGEPVRQIHEGRILPESIDVRILLPSRDINLAFPVPVDGRGDDDPVHERWLAQRNAQVHVLQHNLRALRSSHGIDVRVAFRALPFTPPVKLYLLNGVEALIAYYMVMRREEEVADGMLDMYDAVGSESLLFSFEKRTGQRDAAFVDQSQKWFDALWETITTDLTLS; encoded by the coding sequence TTGGTCGTGACCCAGGAGAACGTTGCAGTGAACGGCAGCAGAAGGCTCTCGCCCCAGGAGATCGCCGACGCCCTGCGGGATCGGATCCGGGCCGGTGAGCTCAAGGCGGGCGACCGTCTGCCAACTCAGGCCGAGTTGGCAGAGGAGTTCGGTGTCGAGCGGGGCACCGTCCGCCAGGCCCTGCGCGCGCTCCAGGACGACGGACTGCTGAGCAACGTCAGCAAGGGCAGCCCCCCACGGATCGCGGAGCCGCCGGCCTCGGCCCGGAACGAGCCGCAGACGACGATGGTCGGACTGGCTCCCCGGCTGGCGGACGCGTTCTCCGCGCCGCACGTCCGGGTCGACGCCGCCTGCCTGACCGCCGAGACTCTGATGCTGGCGCTCGGCGAACCCGTCCGCCAGATCCACGAGGGCCGCATCCTCCCGGAGTCGATCGACGTCCGTATCCTGCTGCCGTCCCGGGACATCAATCTCGCCTTCCCGGTCCCCGTCGACGGCCGCGGTGACGACGACCCGGTCCACGAGCGCTGGCTCGCCCAGCGCAACGCCCAGGTCCACGTCCTCCAGCACAACCTGCGCGCCCTGCGCTCCTCGCACGGCATCGACGTACGCGTGGCGTTCAGGGCCCTGCCCTTCACCCCGCCCGTGAAGCTGTACCTGCTCAACGGCGTCGAGGCCTTAATCGCCTACTACATGGTCATGCGGCGCGAGGAGGAGGTGGCCGACGGAATGCTGGACATGTACGACGCCGTGGGCTCGGAGTCCCTCCTCTTCTCCTTCGAGAAGCGGACCGGTCAGCGGGACGCCGCGTTCGTGGACCAATCCCAGAAGTGGTTCGACGCCCTCTGGGAAACCATCACCACGGACCTGACACTCTCCTAG